In a genomic window of Blastocatellia bacterium:
- a CDS encoding TonB family protein: protein MFEQSLIESGVRRHKSSVRWFFLLTAFLYALALSAIVVVGILTANPKFAEAFIEATLIAPPPPPPPPPPPAASAVTAPARVQKAIVIPAGFIAPTVVPKRLPPTLEEVSEVMVVGGVPGGVPGGVPGGVVGGVPGGVIGGVLSPTATPPPPPPAAPKLEAPPPPPTTPRRVSTGVLQGQAIRRVTPQYPAAARAARLEGSVSVNVVIDEAGNVIEAEAISGHPLFRQVAQQAALQWKFRPTLLNGIPIRVTGVLIFNFHLGE, encoded by the coding sequence ATGTTTGAACAATCGCTCATCGAATCAGGCGTGCGAAGGCACAAAAGTTCGGTCAGATGGTTCTTCCTTCTGACGGCCTTTCTTTATGCGCTCGCTCTTTCTGCTATTGTCGTGGTTGGCATTTTGACGGCTAATCCCAAGTTTGCCGAGGCATTCATCGAAGCGACGCTGATTGCGCCGCCACCGCCACCGCCGCCGCCACCCCCGCCGGCAGCATCAGCGGTAACGGCACCGGCTAGGGTGCAAAAAGCCATTGTCATCCCCGCCGGATTCATTGCCCCAACGGTCGTACCGAAGCGGCTCCCACCAACCCTGGAAGAGGTGTCCGAAGTGATGGTCGTTGGTGGCGTACCTGGTGGTGTGCCCGGCGGCGTACCCGGCGGCGTGGTCGGCGGTGTACCTGGCGGGGTGATCGGCGGAGTTCTGAGCCCGACAGCGACGCCGCCGCCACCCCCGCCGGCAGCACCAAAACTGGAAGCACCACCGCCGCCGCCAACGACGCCACGTCGCGTTAGTACCGGCGTGCTGCAAGGTCAGGCTATCCGCCGTGTGACGCCTCAGTACCCGGCAGCGGCGCGAGCGGCTCGTCTGGAAGGCTCAGTGAGCGTCAACGTGGTGATTGATGAAGCCGGCAATGTGATCGAAGCTGAAGCTATCAGCGGTCACCCACTGTTTCGACAAGTTGCCCAACAAGCTGCGCTGCAATGG